A genomic stretch from Pempheris klunzingeri isolate RE-2024b chromosome 23, fPemKlu1.hap1, whole genome shotgun sequence includes:
- the LOC139223195 gene encoding endonuclease domain-containing 1 protein-like, translated as MASLRRWYFLSFAAFLPLFIVPTVTEVVDSVSDCDEFLLERTPPQVPGILGPHGDILDQNRYKPICQTFENKKRFVTLYDTKNKIPVFSAYKYRGEQVKGRPRTKWKIEPQLEKRNTNNMRDDIFRNQATNNDYATSDNAYNRGHLFPTCHAFDKSEKISTFTLTNIVPQAVSFNSGSWQKMEQCTKCVLQKYCINNNGVVEGFVVTGATPSVSNTLNDRINIPSILWSAFCCYNANMDKWLASAHWGDNNAEESKSKYLHTKTLAELHQELSTHSLDSYCSHLEHHCTFIYRNNNCFTNSQPPTNHNFCLIIYH; from the exons ATGGCATCCTTAAGAAGGTGGTATTTCCTGTCCTTCGCTGCCTTCCTTCCCCTGTTCATCGTTCCCACAGTAACTGAAGTGGTGGATTCAGTGTCAGACTGTGATGAGTTTCTTCTTGAGAGAACTCCACCACAGGTCCCAGGGATCCTGGGACCTCACGGCGACATCCTGGACCAGAACCGATATAAACCCATCTGCCAGACTTTTGAGAACAAGAAAAGGTTTGTGACGCTCTACGACACCAAGAACAAGATTCCAGTGTTTTCTGCTTACAAGTACAGAGGGGAACAAGTCAAAGGTAGACCCAGAACCAAGTGGAAGATAGAGCCACAG cttgaaaaaagaaacaccaaCAACATGAGGGACGACATATTCCGCAACCAGGCCACTAACAATGATTATGCAACAAGTGACAACGCCTACAATAGGGGCCATTTATTTCCAACTTGTCATGCATttgataaaagtgaaaaaatatcAACGTTCACCCTGACAAACATCGTTCCACAAGCAGTGTCTTTTAACAGTGGTAGCTGGCAAAAAATGGAGCAATGCACCAAATGTGTCCTGCAAAAATACTGCATCAACAATAATGGTGTTGTCGAAGGTTTTGTAGTGACTGGGGCCACGCCTAGCGTGAGCAACACACTCAACGACAGGATTAATATACCTTCCATTCTCTGGTCAGCATTCTGCTGTTACAATGCAAACATGGACAAGTGGCTAGCGAGTGCGCACTGGGGTGACAACAATGCAGAAGAATCCAAATCTAAATATCTGCATACAAAGACTTTGGCAGAACTCCATCAGGAGCTGAGCACA CATTCCCTTGACTCCTACTGCTCCCACCTGGAGCACCACTGTACTTTCATCTACAGAAACAACAACTGTTTCACCAACAGCCAGCCCCCCACCAACCACAACTTCTGTCTTATCATCTACCACTGA